In the Leptospira johnsonii genome, one interval contains:
- the flgG gene encoding flagellar basal-body rod protein FlgG, translating to MMRSLWTAATGMTAQQFHIDTISNNLANVNTTGFKKNRADFEDLVYQHMVLAGTPATSVSEIPTGVNVGHGVRAAASQKLFEIGSFQATGNKLDLAITSEMGFFKIQMPDGSFAFTRDGSYKIDSNQQVVTSNGYLLEPPLILPEGAILNTLMISEQGEVTVKIGADIRPTVIGQVELYRFVNPAGLQAIGKNLFQETVASGPEIPGTPGMEGFGNVLQGFLEMSNVKIVEEMVNMIVAQRAYESNSKAIQTSDNMLSTAIGLKR from the coding sequence ATGATGCGTTCCCTTTGGACAGCCGCGACTGGAATGACCGCCCAGCAATTTCATATCGATACTATTTCAAACAACTTGGCAAACGTGAATACCACCGGTTTTAAAAAGAACCGCGCAGATTTTGAGGACCTCGTTTACCAACACATGGTTTTGGCAGGAACCCCTGCTACCTCTGTGAGTGAAATTCCCACAGGTGTGAATGTGGGTCACGGGGTGAGGGCGGCAGCTTCTCAGAAGTTATTCGAGATTGGTTCCTTTCAGGCGACTGGGAACAAGCTGGATCTTGCGATCACAAGCGAGATGGGATTTTTTAAGATCCAAATGCCTGATGGAAGTTTTGCATTCACTCGCGACGGTTCTTATAAGATAGATTCCAATCAACAAGTAGTTACATCTAACGGTTATTTATTGGAACCCCCTTTAATCCTTCCAGAGGGAGCGATCCTAAATACTCTAATGATCTCCGAACAGGGAGAAGTTACCGTAAAGATCGGGGCCGATATCCGTCCTACTGTGATCGGTCAGGTAGAATTGTATCGTTTTGTAAACCCTGCGGGTCTTCAAGCGATCGGTAAAAACCTATTCCAAGAGACTGTTGCTTCCGGCCCTGAAATTCCTGGGACTCCAGGTATGGAAGGTTTCGGGAATGTTCTGCAAGGATTCTTGGAGATGTCTAACGTAAAAATCGTAGAAGAGATGGTGAATATGATCGTAGCTCAAAGAGCTTATGAGTCCAATTCCAAAGCCATCCAAACTTCGGATAATATGTTATCTACCGCAATCGGACTGAAACGTTAA